The following proteins are co-located in the Macaca thibetana thibetana isolate TM-01 chromosome 6, ASM2454274v1, whole genome shotgun sequence genome:
- the GRK6 gene encoding G protein-coupled receptor kinase 6 isoform X1, whose protein sequence is MELENIVANTVLLKAREGGGGNRKGKSKKWRQMLQFPHISQCEELRLSLERDYHSLCERQPIGRLLFREFCATRPELSRCIAFLDGVAEYEVTPDEKRKACGRQLMQNFLSHTGPDLIPEVPRQLVTNCTQRLEQGPCKDLFQELTRLTHEYLSVAPFADYLDSIYFNRFLQWKWLERQPVTKNTFRQYRVLGKGGFGEVCACQVRATGKMYACKKLEKKRIKKRKGEAMALNEKQILEKVNSRFVVSLAYAYETKDALCLVLTLMNGGDLKFHIYHMGQAGFPEARAVFYAAEICCGLEDLHRERIVYRDLKPENILLDDHGHIRISDLGLAVHVPEGQTIKGRVGTVGYMAPEVVKNERYTFSPDWWALGCLLYEMIAGQSPFQQRKKKIKREEVERLVKEVPEEYSERFSPQARSLCSQLLCKDPAERLGCRGGSAREVKEHPLFKKLNFKRLGAGMLEPPFKPDPQAIYCKDVLDIEQFSTVKGVELEPTDQDFYQKFATGSVPIPWQNEMVETECFQELNVFGLDGSVPPDLDWRGQPPAPPKKGLLQRLFSRQDCCGNCSDSEEELPTRL, encoded by the exons ATGGAGCTCGAGAACATCGTAGCGAACACGGTGCTACTCAAGGCCCGCGAAG GTGGCGGTGGAAATCGCAAAGGCAAAAGCAAGAAATGGCGGCAGATGCTGCAGTTCCCGCACATCAGCCAATGCGAAGAGCTGCGACTCAGCCTCG AGCGTGACTATCACAGCCTGTGCGAGCGGCAGCCCATTGGGCGCCTGCTGTTCCGAGAGTTCTGTGCCACGAGGCCGGAGCTGAGCCGCTGCATCGCCTTCCTGGATGGGGTG GCTGAGTATGAAGTGACCCCGGATGAGAAGCGAAAGGCATGTGGGCGGCAGCTAATGCAGAATTTTCTGAGCCACACG GGTCCTGACCTCATCCCAGAGGTCCCCCGGCAGCTGGTGACGAACTGCACCCAGCGGCTGGAGCAGGGGCCCTGCAAAGACCTTTTCCAGGAACTCACCCG GCTGACCCATGAGTACCTGAGCGTGGCCCCTTTTGCCGACTACCTCGACAGCATCTACTTCAACCGTTTCCTGCAGTGGAAGTGGCTGGAAAG GCAGCCAGTGACCAAAAACACCTTCAGGCAGTACCGTGTCCTGGGCAAAGGCGGCTTTGGGGAG GTGTGTGCCTGCCAGGTGCGGGCCACCGGTAAGATGTACGCCTGCAAGAAGCTAGAGAAAAAGCGGATCAAGAAGCGGAAAGGGGAGGCCATGGCGCTGAACGAGAAGCAGATCCTGGAGAAAGTGAACAGTAGGTTTGTA GTGAGCTTGGCCTACGCCTATGAGACCAAGGATGCGCTGTGCCTGGTGCTGACACTGATGAACGGGGGCGACCTCAAGTTCCACATCTACCACATGGGCCAGGCTGGCTTCCCCGAAGCACGGGCCGTCTTCTACGCCGCCGAGATCTGCTGTGGCCTGGAGGACCTGCACCGGGAGCGCATTGTGTACAG GGACCTGAAGCCAGAGAACATCTTGCTGGATGACCACG GCCACATCCGCATCTCTGACCTGGGGCTGGCTGTGCACGTGCCCGAGGGCCAGACCATCAAAGGCCGTGTGGGCACCGTGGGCTACATGG CTCCGGAGGTGGTAAAGAATGAACGGTACACGTTCAGCCCTGACTGGTGGGCGCTCGGCTGCCTCCTGTACGAAATGATCGCAGGCCAGTCGCCCTTCcagcagaggaagaagaagatCAAGCGGGAGGAGGTGGAGCGGCTGGTGAAGGAGGTCCCCGAGGAGTATTCCGAGCGCTTTTCCCCGCAGGCCCGCTCCCTCTGCTCACAG CTCCTCTGCAAGGACCCCGCCGAACGCCTGGGGTGTCGTGGCGGCAGTGCACGCGAGGTGAAGGAGCACCCCCTCTTTAAGAAGCTGAACTTCAAGCGGCTGGGAGCTGGCATGCTGGAGCCGCCCTTCAAGCCTGAC CCCCAGGCCATTTACTGCAAGGATGTTCTGGACATTGAACAGTTCTCTACAGTCAAGGGCGTGGAGCTGGAGCCTACCGACCAGGACTTCTACCAGAAGTTTGCCACTGGCAGTGTGCCCATCCCCTGGCAGAACGAG ATGGTGGAGACCGAGTGCTTCCAGGAGCTGAATGTCTTTGGGCTGGATGGCTCAGTCCCCCCAGACCTGGACTGGAGGGGCCAGCCACCTGCACCCCCTAAAAAGGGACTGCTGCAGAGACTCTTCAGTCGCCAA
- the GRK6 gene encoding G protein-coupled receptor kinase 6 isoform X2, protein MELENIVANTVLLKAREGGGGNRKGKSKKWRQMLQFPHISQCEELRLSLERDYHSLCERQPIGRLLFREFCATRPELSRCIAFLDGVAEYEVTPDEKRKACGRQLMQNFLSHTGPDLIPEVPRQLVTNCTQRLEQGPCKDLFQELTRLTHEYLSVAPFADYLDSIYFNRFLQWKWLERQPVTKNTFRQYRVLGKGGFGEVCACQVRATGKMYACKKLEKKRIKKRKGEAMALNEKQILEKVNSRFVVSLAYAYETKDALCLVLTLMNGGDLKFHIYHMGQAGFPEARAVFYAAEICCGLEDLHRERIVYRDLKPENILLDDHGHIRISDLGLAVHVPEGQTIKGRVGTVGYMAPEVVKNERYTFSPDWWALGCLLYEMIAGQSPFQQRKKKIKREEVERLVKEVPEEYSERFSPQARSLCSQLLCKDPAERLGCRGGSAREVKEHPLFKKLNFKRLGAGMLEPPFKPDPQAIYCKDVLDIEQFSTVKGVELEPTDQDFYQKFATGSVPIPWQNEMVETECFQELNVFGLDGSVPPDLDWRGQPPAPPKKGLLQRLFSRQR, encoded by the exons ATGGAGCTCGAGAACATCGTAGCGAACACGGTGCTACTCAAGGCCCGCGAAG GTGGCGGTGGAAATCGCAAAGGCAAAAGCAAGAAATGGCGGCAGATGCTGCAGTTCCCGCACATCAGCCAATGCGAAGAGCTGCGACTCAGCCTCG AGCGTGACTATCACAGCCTGTGCGAGCGGCAGCCCATTGGGCGCCTGCTGTTCCGAGAGTTCTGTGCCACGAGGCCGGAGCTGAGCCGCTGCATCGCCTTCCTGGATGGGGTG GCTGAGTATGAAGTGACCCCGGATGAGAAGCGAAAGGCATGTGGGCGGCAGCTAATGCAGAATTTTCTGAGCCACACG GGTCCTGACCTCATCCCAGAGGTCCCCCGGCAGCTGGTGACGAACTGCACCCAGCGGCTGGAGCAGGGGCCCTGCAAAGACCTTTTCCAGGAACTCACCCG GCTGACCCATGAGTACCTGAGCGTGGCCCCTTTTGCCGACTACCTCGACAGCATCTACTTCAACCGTTTCCTGCAGTGGAAGTGGCTGGAAAG GCAGCCAGTGACCAAAAACACCTTCAGGCAGTACCGTGTCCTGGGCAAAGGCGGCTTTGGGGAG GTGTGTGCCTGCCAGGTGCGGGCCACCGGTAAGATGTACGCCTGCAAGAAGCTAGAGAAAAAGCGGATCAAGAAGCGGAAAGGGGAGGCCATGGCGCTGAACGAGAAGCAGATCCTGGAGAAAGTGAACAGTAGGTTTGTA GTGAGCTTGGCCTACGCCTATGAGACCAAGGATGCGCTGTGCCTGGTGCTGACACTGATGAACGGGGGCGACCTCAAGTTCCACATCTACCACATGGGCCAGGCTGGCTTCCCCGAAGCACGGGCCGTCTTCTACGCCGCCGAGATCTGCTGTGGCCTGGAGGACCTGCACCGGGAGCGCATTGTGTACAG GGACCTGAAGCCAGAGAACATCTTGCTGGATGACCACG GCCACATCCGCATCTCTGACCTGGGGCTGGCTGTGCACGTGCCCGAGGGCCAGACCATCAAAGGCCGTGTGGGCACCGTGGGCTACATGG CTCCGGAGGTGGTAAAGAATGAACGGTACACGTTCAGCCCTGACTGGTGGGCGCTCGGCTGCCTCCTGTACGAAATGATCGCAGGCCAGTCGCCCTTCcagcagaggaagaagaagatCAAGCGGGAGGAGGTGGAGCGGCTGGTGAAGGAGGTCCCCGAGGAGTATTCCGAGCGCTTTTCCCCGCAGGCCCGCTCCCTCTGCTCACAG CTCCTCTGCAAGGACCCCGCCGAACGCCTGGGGTGTCGTGGCGGCAGTGCACGCGAGGTGAAGGAGCACCCCCTCTTTAAGAAGCTGAACTTCAAGCGGCTGGGAGCTGGCATGCTGGAGCCGCCCTTCAAGCCTGAC CCCCAGGCCATTTACTGCAAGGATGTTCTGGACATTGAACAGTTCTCTACAGTCAAGGGCGTGGAGCTGGAGCCTACCGACCAGGACTTCTACCAGAAGTTTGCCACTGGCAGTGTGCCCATCCCCTGGCAGAACGAG ATGGTGGAGACCGAGTGCTTCCAGGAGCTGAATGTCTTTGGGCTGGATGGCTCAGTCCCCCCAGACCTGGACTGGAGGGGCCAGCCACCTGCACCCCCTAAAAAGGGACTGCTGCAGAGACTCTTCAGTCGCCAA agGTGA
- the GRK6 gene encoding G protein-coupled receptor kinase 6 isoform X3, producing the protein MPHPCALGLWTQQLPSLPTERDYHSLCERQPIGRLLFREFCATRPELSRCIAFLDGVAEYEVTPDEKRKACGRQLMQNFLSHTGPDLIPEVPRQLVTNCTQRLEQGPCKDLFQELTRLTHEYLSVAPFADYLDSIYFNRFLQWKWLERQPVTKNTFRQYRVLGKGGFGEVCACQVRATGKMYACKKLEKKRIKKRKGEAMALNEKQILEKVNSRFVVSLAYAYETKDALCLVLTLMNGGDLKFHIYHMGQAGFPEARAVFYAAEICCGLEDLHRERIVYRDLKPENILLDDHGHIRISDLGLAVHVPEGQTIKGRVGTVGYMAPEVVKNERYTFSPDWWALGCLLYEMIAGQSPFQQRKKKIKREEVERLVKEVPEEYSERFSPQARSLCSQLLCKDPAERLGCRGGSAREVKEHPLFKKLNFKRLGAGMLEPPFKPDPQAIYCKDVLDIEQFSTVKGVELEPTDQDFYQKFATGSVPIPWQNEMVETECFQELNVFGLDGSVPPDLDWRGQPPAPPKKGLLQRLFSRQRIAVETAATARKSSPPASSPQSEAPTGSWR; encoded by the exons ATGCCCCACCCATGTGCTCTGGGGCTGTGGACCCAGCAGCTTCCATCACTGCCCACAGAGCGTGACTATCACAGCCTGTGCGAGCGGCAGCCCATTGGGCGCCTGCTGTTCCGAGAGTTCTGTGCCACGAGGCCGGAGCTGAGCCGCTGCATCGCCTTCCTGGATGGGGTG GCTGAGTATGAAGTGACCCCGGATGAGAAGCGAAAGGCATGTGGGCGGCAGCTAATGCAGAATTTTCTGAGCCACACG GGTCCTGACCTCATCCCAGAGGTCCCCCGGCAGCTGGTGACGAACTGCACCCAGCGGCTGGAGCAGGGGCCCTGCAAAGACCTTTTCCAGGAACTCACCCG GCTGACCCATGAGTACCTGAGCGTGGCCCCTTTTGCCGACTACCTCGACAGCATCTACTTCAACCGTTTCCTGCAGTGGAAGTGGCTGGAAAG GCAGCCAGTGACCAAAAACACCTTCAGGCAGTACCGTGTCCTGGGCAAAGGCGGCTTTGGGGAG GTGTGTGCCTGCCAGGTGCGGGCCACCGGTAAGATGTACGCCTGCAAGAAGCTAGAGAAAAAGCGGATCAAGAAGCGGAAAGGGGAGGCCATGGCGCTGAACGAGAAGCAGATCCTGGAGAAAGTGAACAGTAGGTTTGTA GTGAGCTTGGCCTACGCCTATGAGACCAAGGATGCGCTGTGCCTGGTGCTGACACTGATGAACGGGGGCGACCTCAAGTTCCACATCTACCACATGGGCCAGGCTGGCTTCCCCGAAGCACGGGCCGTCTTCTACGCCGCCGAGATCTGCTGTGGCCTGGAGGACCTGCACCGGGAGCGCATTGTGTACAG GGACCTGAAGCCAGAGAACATCTTGCTGGATGACCACG GCCACATCCGCATCTCTGACCTGGGGCTGGCTGTGCACGTGCCCGAGGGCCAGACCATCAAAGGCCGTGTGGGCACCGTGGGCTACATGG CTCCGGAGGTGGTAAAGAATGAACGGTACACGTTCAGCCCTGACTGGTGGGCGCTCGGCTGCCTCCTGTACGAAATGATCGCAGGCCAGTCGCCCTTCcagcagaggaagaagaagatCAAGCGGGAGGAGGTGGAGCGGCTGGTGAAGGAGGTCCCCGAGGAGTATTCCGAGCGCTTTTCCCCGCAGGCCCGCTCCCTCTGCTCACAG CTCCTCTGCAAGGACCCCGCCGAACGCCTGGGGTGTCGTGGCGGCAGTGCACGCGAGGTGAAGGAGCACCCCCTCTTTAAGAAGCTGAACTTCAAGCGGCTGGGAGCTGGCATGCTGGAGCCGCCCTTCAAGCCTGAC CCCCAGGCCATTTACTGCAAGGATGTTCTGGACATTGAACAGTTCTCTACAGTCAAGGGCGTGGAGCTGGAGCCTACCGACCAGGACTTCTACCAGAAGTTTGCCACTGGCAGTGTGCCCATCCCCTGGCAGAACGAG ATGGTGGAGACCGAGTGCTTCCAGGAGCTGAATGTCTTTGGGCTGGATGGCTCAGTCCCCCCAGACCTGGACTGGAGGGGCCAGCCACCTGCACCCCCTAAAAAGGGACTGCTGCAGAGACTCTTCAGTCGCCAA ag